CGCCGCGATCTGGGCCAGGACCGTGTAGGTGCCAGTGCCGATGTCGGTCATGCCTTGCCGCACAGTGACGATTCCGTCGGGGTCGACGGCGATGGAGCACTTGGCGGGCAGCAGCATGTTGCCGCGGATGGCGCCAGCCATGCCCATGCCGACCAACCAGCGCCCGTCACGGACGAGGCCCGGCGTCGCCTGACGCTTGTCCCAGCCGAACATCTGCGCGCCCTCGCGCATGCAGCGGACCAGCTGGCGGATGGAGAAGGGCTTTCCGCTGGTGGGATCGACCTCGGGCTCGTTGATGACGCGGAACTCGATCGGGTCGAGGCCGAGCTTCTCGGCCATCTCGTCCATGGCGACTTCCAGGCTGAGCGTGCCGGAGGCCTCGCCCGGTGCGCGCAGGGGCCCGCCCGGCGGCAGACCACTGGAGACGCCGCGATCCGCAAAGAAACGATTAGGGCTGGCGTAGAGGCTCTTGGCGAAGCCGGAGGTGCGCTCGAAGAACGGGCTCATCTCCGAAGCGTGGCTGACACCGACCAGCGACAGGGCGGTGAGCTTGCCATCGGGCGTGGCGCCCAGGCGCACGCGCTGTTCGGTGGCCGGGCGGTGGATCGTCCCGTGCATCATGTGCTGGCGGGTGAAGGCGACCTTCACGGGGCAGCCGAGTTCCCGCGAGGCGAGCGCGGCCAGGATCAGGTCGGCGTAGGTGAACATCTTGCCGCCGAAGCCGCCGCCGATATAGCGCGAGCGAAGGAGAATATCCTCCTTCTCCATCTCCAGCGTCATGGCCAGGATGCCGCGCGAGCGGACGACGCCCTGGCAGGAGGTGTGAGCCTCGCAGATCCCGTCGGTCCACCAGGCGATGGAGGCGTGCGGCTCCATCTGGCAGTGGTTCTGGACGGGCGTGGTCCAGACATCGTCGAGCTGGACGGGGGCCTCGGCGAAAGCGCTCTCGAAGGCGCCAAGCCGGACATCGCCCTCGGCGGCGACGATGTCGAGCACATGGGCCTTGGCATGGAAGTCGGCGTTGGGTTCGTCCGCCGCATAGCCGATAGCGATCAGCTGGGCCGCAGCGGTCGCGTTCTCCAGGGTGTCGGCGCAGACGAAGGCCACCGGCTCGCCAAAGTAGTGGACGCGGTCGCTGGCGAAGACGGGTTCTGGCCCGCCGGTCCAGAAGTCAATCGGCGGCGCCGGCGCGGCGTGCTTGGGCACGTTGAGATAGGTCCAGACGGCCTTGACCCCCGGCGAGGCCTCGGCGGCGGCCGTGTCGATGGAGATGATCCGGCCCTGAGCGATGCCGGACGGCACCATGACGCCGTAGGACGGCGGCGACGGCGGCTGAACTTCATAGGCGTAGGGCGCCTTGCCCGCGACCTTCAGGGGGCCGTCGTAGCGGTCGACCGGTTTGCCGATCAGACCTTGCCGGTTTTCCTTGATCGGGTTCGGCTTCTGGAAATCCTCGACGGTGCTCATGCGGCGGCTCCGGTCATGGCGCCGACCACAGCCGGGCCGAGGCGCGAGACGAGGGTGATTTTGGTGGCGTTCAGGCCCTGCTCCCGGGGCTCCGCGAGCTGGACATCGAAGGCTTCCTTGGGCGTGGCGCCGGCGGCGAGGGCGGCCTCCGCCAAGTCGGCGCGCCAAGGCTTCGGCGCCACGGCGCCCAAGGCGATGCGGGCGCCGGCGACGGCGATGCTGGTCAGACCGTGGGCGTATGAGGCCCGGTCGCGGACCTTCTGGTAAGTTTGGCGGCCCTCCGGCGGCGGCGGGAGGATGACGGCGGTGATCATCTCACCGGCGACGAGGTTCGTCTCATGCTCCGGCGTGTCGCCCGGCAGGCGGTGCAGTTCGCCGAGCGGCAGAGTGCGGAGCGCACCGCCAGGGCTGAGGGTCTCGATCATCGCGTCCAGGGCGGTGAGCGCCACGGCCATGTCAGAGGTGTGGGTGGCGACGCAGGCGTCTGAGCCGCCGAAGATGGCGGCGTGACGGTCCGGCCCGCCCAGCGCAGAGCAGCCCGAGCCGGCCGCGCGCTTATTGCAGGGTTTGGTGACGTCGTAGAACCATGGGCAGCGGGTGCGCTGCAGCAGGTTGCCGCCGACGGTGGCCTTGTTGCGCAGCTGCGGCGAGGCGCCGGAGACCAGAGCGCGGGCCAGCACCGGATATTTGGCGCGGACGCGGGTGTCGCCAGAGACGCGCGCGTTGATCGCCAAGCCGCCGATCCGCAAGCCGCCCTCGGTGGTTTCCTCGATCTGGGTCAGCGGAAGGCGGCTGACGTCGACCAGACGGGTCGGCTGCTCGATGTCGAGCTTCATCAGGTCGAGCAGGTTGGTGCCGCCGGCGATGAACCTGGCGCCGGGCGCGGCCGCAAGCTCCACGGCCTCGGCCGCGGTGGATGGCCGTTCGTAGACGAAGGGCCTCATGCCCGATCCCCGGCGTAGCTCTTGATGGCCGCGACGATCTGCGGATAGGCGGTGCAACGGCAGATGTTGCCGCTCATCCGCTCGCGGATCTCAGCGTCGGTCAGTGCAATCGGAAGCTGACCGTCGGCCGTCTCCTGGCTCGGATAGTCCAGGGCGACCTCCTCCAGCATGCCCATGATCGAGCAAAGCTGACCGGGGGTGCAGTAGCCGCATTGGAAGGCGTCTTCATGGACGAAGGCCTGCTGCAGAGGATGCAGGCTGTCCGGCGCACCGAGGCCCTCGACGGTCATGACGGCGTCGCCATCGTGCATCACGGCAAGGGTCAGGCAACTGTTGATGCGCACGCCGTTGACCAGAACCGTGCAGGCGCCGCACTGGCCATGGTCGCAGCCCTTTTTCGGGCCCGTCAGCTTGAGGCCTTCGCGCAGGGCGTCGAGCAGAGTGGTGCGAACGTCGAGGTCCAGCGCGCGCGCCTCGCCGTTGACCGTGATCACCGTCGGCAAAATGAAGCTCCTCCAAGCGAGGCAACGCCGCTTTCCGCGGGCTTTAGCCTAGCGCGATTGTGGGATTTCCGGCCGCCGCCGGGCAAGCTCTAAAGTCGCATCGCGAACATAACGTTGGTCCCTGCCCGGACCTGAAGGCGCCGGCAGCCAAGGAACGGCCGCGAAAGTCAGCGGTTATGGCGAAGGTTCGGCGAGTCCGGGCCTGGCGCGCCGCCAGTTCAAACTCGGCGCCGGAGTGTTTGGGCGCAATGAAGAATTGGTTTGGTCGAAGATATTTCGATCTCCTGGGCTCGATCTATATCTACAACGAGCACCGGGGATACACGGCCATCGACCGCGTTCTTGAGGCGGTTCGCACACGTTGGCCGGAGGATCACGCTCTAATTGCGCGGATCGAA
This is a stretch of genomic DNA from Phenylobacterium immobile (ATCC 35973). It encodes these proteins:
- a CDS encoding FAD binding domain-containing protein, translating into MRPFVYERPSTAAEAVELAAAPGARFIAGGTNLLDLMKLDIEQPTRLVDVSRLPLTQIEETTEGGLRIGGLAINARVSGDTRVRAKYPVLARALVSGASPQLRNKATVGGNLLQRTRCPWFYDVTKPCNKRAAGSGCSALGGPDRHAAIFGGSDACVATHTSDMAVALTALDAMIETLSPGGALRTLPLGELHRLPGDTPEHETNLVAGEMITAVILPPPPEGRQTYQKVRDRASYAHGLTSIAVAGARIALGAVAPKPWRADLAEAALAAGATPKEAFDVQLAEPREQGLNATKITLVSRLGPAVVGAMTGAAA
- a CDS encoding 2Fe-2S iron-sulfur cluster-binding protein → MITVNGEARALDLDVRTTLLDALREGLKLTGPKKGCDHGQCGACTVLVNGVRINSCLTLAVMHDGDAVMTVEGLGAPDSLHPLQQAFVHEDAFQCGYCTPGQLCSIMGMLEEVALDYPSQETADGQLPIALTDAEIRERMSGNICRCTAYPQIVAAIKSYAGDRA
- a CDS encoding xanthine dehydrogenase family protein molybdopterin-binding subunit; amino-acid sequence: MSTVEDFQKPNPIKENRQGLIGKPVDRYDGPLKVAGKAPYAYEVQPPSPPSYGVMVPSGIAQGRIISIDTAAAEASPGVKAVWTYLNVPKHAAPAPPIDFWTGGPEPVFASDRVHYFGEPVAFVCADTLENATAAAQLIAIGYAADEPNADFHAKAHVLDIVAAEGDVRLGAFESAFAEAPVQLDDVWTTPVQNHCQMEPHASIAWWTDGICEAHTSCQGVVRSRGILAMTLEMEKEDILLRSRYIGGGFGGKMFTYADLILAALASRELGCPVKVAFTRQHMMHGTIHRPATEQRVRLGATPDGKLTALSLVGVSHASEMSPFFERTSGFAKSLYASPNRFFADRGVSSGLPPGGPLRAPGEASGTLSLEVAMDEMAEKLGLDPIEFRVINEPEVDPTSGKPFSIRQLVRCMREGAQMFGWDKRQATPGLVRDGRWLVGMGMAGAIRGNMLLPAKCSIAVDPDGIVTVRQGMTDIGTGTYTVLAQIAAETMGVAMADVRVIIGEAEAPPTPGSGGQFGAATAGSAALAAGMNLRRAIAALAIADPNSPLHEGAIDDVQFRDGGVAIGNRTESLKALISRAAPQGLDALGESAQATDGGNWSQHTFGAHFAEVGVDPITGETRLRRMLGVFACGRILNAKTARSQLTGGMIWGVSSALHEGNEVDVRFGSFLGQDLASYLVPVQADIGELDAIMLDEVDDIANPLGIKGVGELGMAGSGAAVANAVYNACGARVRSYPITPEKLIAALPQ